Below is a genomic region from Pantanalinema sp..
GAACTCATGAATCTTCATGTGGTGGGGATCTCCCTGGTCATGATGGGGCGATGTGGCGCTCAAGAAGAGGGCTGTGCCGCTTCGAGCGCGTCGCGTCCATTCTACCAAGCGCGTCGCCATCCCACAAGGAACGGCGACGCGGCGGCTACGGCAGGATAAACCGGGGTTGTCAGGCGAACAGATCGGCCCGGACGATCGTGGCCTCGCGATCGGGGCCGACCGAGACCATGGCGATCGGCACGCCCGAGAGCGCTTCGAGGCGCTCCAGGTAGGCCCGGGCGTTGGCGGGCAGGTCCTCGTAGCGCCTCGAAGCGCCGGTGGGGGCATTCCAGCCGCTCAGGGTCTCGTAGACGGGCTCGCAGGCCGCCAGGTCCTCCGCGTCGTAGGGAAGCTCGGTGATCGTCTCGCCGTTCAGGCGGTAGGCCACGGCCACCTTGATTTCGTCGAAGCCGTCGAGCACGTCCAGCTTGGTGATGCAGAGGGCGTCCAGCCCGCTCGCGCGCACCGCCAGGCGCATGGCGACCGCGTCGAACCAGCCGCAGCGGCGCGGCCGGCCGGTGGTGGTGCCGTACTCGTGGCCCACGTCGCGCAGGCGATCGCCTTGCTCGTCGAACAGCTCGGTGGGGAAGGGGCCGCCGCCCACGCGGGTGGCGTAGGCCTTCGAGATGCCGAGCACCCGGTCGATGGCGCCGGGGCCGACGCCCGAGCCGACCGCGGCCCCGCCCGCCACCGGGTAGCTGGAGGTCACGAAGGGGTAGGTGCCCATGTCGATGTCGAGCAGGACGCCCTGGGCCCCCTCGAACAGGATGCGATCGCCCCGCTTCAGGGCCTCGTGGAGCAGCAAGGAGGTGTCCGCCACGTGGGGGCGCAGGCGCTCGCCCATGGCGAGCAGGTCGGTCGCCATGGGCTCCAGCGACAGCGGCGCGTGGCAGTGGATCTTCTCGAGGATCTCGTTGACCCGCCCGAGGGCCTCGGCGAGCTTGGCGCG
It encodes:
- a CDS encoding adenylosuccinate synthase, with translation MANVAVVGAQWGDEGKGKITDLLAERADVVVRYGGGNNAGHTVVVGDRTLKLHLVPSGILYPEVRCFVGNGTVLDPEAFITELDGLWAQDLSLDNLSVSPLAHVIMPYHKLLDRLDEERRANKIGTTGRGIGPAYGDKYLRRGFRVMDLLKPERFRAKLAEALGRVNEILEKIHCHAPLSLEPMATDLLAMGERLRPHVADTSLLLHEALKRGDRILFEGAQGVLLDIDMGTYPFVTSSYPVAGGAAVGSGVGPGAIDRVLGISKAYATRVGGGPFPTELFDEQGDRLRDVGHEYGTTTGRPRRCGWFDAVAMRLAVRASGLDALCITKLDVLDGFDEIKVAVAYRLNGETITELPYDAEDLAACEPVYETLSGWNAPTGASRRYEDLPANARAYLERLEALSGVPIAMVSVGPDREATIVRADLFA